Within Sander lucioperca isolate FBNREF2018 chromosome 22, SLUC_FBN_1.2, whole genome shotgun sequence, the genomic segment AGATGCTGAAGGTGGTGTCGCTGACGCAAGGCGGCTCGCCGAGCGTGTCCAGGTCGCAGAACGGCACCACGCAGTTCAGCACAAAAAACGGCAGCCAGCAGAACACAAACACTCCCATGATGATGGACAGAGTCTTTAAGACTTTCGTTTCTCTCTTAAAGGACGTTTTCAGCGAGCTTTCGTCGTGCGTTGATGCGCGGTGACGATGGTTTTGCGCACGGGGCCCTGCCGCCCGCTCCAAAGACGAGATCCGTCTGATTTGGGTTTGCGCGATGCGGAAAATACGCGTGTAAGTCCCCACCATTATCACCACGGGAATGTAGAAGCTTATGAGGGACGAGGAGATGGCGTAGGTCCGGTTCAGGCTGGCGTTGCAGTCATCCGGGTTGTCCGTCGTGGAGTTGTCAGCGTTCGCGCGGTGCCAGTTGAGCTGCACGGGGATGAAGGAGATGAGGATGGAGAGCGTCCAGGCGACACCGATCATCAGAAAGGCGAACCTGGGAGttattaaacacattttatacatatattttatacatGCATACAAATCAATCTTCTCTGAAAATGCTGGACTCAGTATaccatgcagcactaagatttgtaattaattCTAGGTTTCGTACTCATCACTGTAGCTTGTGTGAGAGCGTTGGTTGGCCTTTTTTGCACAATCGCAGGTTGGAGCATtggtatatttttctttttaaggccATACTGTGTAAACTGCCTCTTTACTTACGTTCTCTCCTGACTCCTAAAGTCACCCCCAGGACATGTAATCTTCGATCATATGGGCCAATCATGTATAACATTCCCCGAACGCGAACTGTCTTCAGTGATAGTGCCTTTAAAGTTTTTGCACCCTCATCCTGGTATAAATTGCAGAATCATCTTAAATTAGACTACCTACCAACAATGACACAGTTTAAAATTAGGATAACGGACTATTTGAGTACTAAACGCACATGTGCTGTTACTGAGCGCTGCTGGTGACTATGTTGAGATGATGTTAAATTGCCaactgtctttttctgttttatgctgtctgttttttactgtatattttaaatatggaaCTATTATAccgctgtcttggccaggactcccttgaaaaagagattctgaatctcaatgggattatttcctggtaaaataaaggttaataaaaaaaaaaataaaacatttgacatCAATAAACTTAACATAGGTACGTTTGTGTTTCAATTCTGTAATAATTCACTTCCCGTTCCCTTCACAAATTCATTTTAACTCAGATCCaataagtcctccaaaccatacagcAATATCAGTAGTTTGTTCctcccctctaatacgacccatcGGAGCGTTTTAAGTCCTCATagctaaaccagagaaggtaatgGTCGCTgttttaaacacgtcgttaacgttgtgagacggtcccagtttggttagCTTTAGACacatagggccctattttaacaatctgagCGCACAGCATGAATCGCCTGgcacaggtgtgtttagggcgtgtaagaatccacttttgctagtttgacggcagaaaaaagggtctgtgcgacgggcgcatggttcaaaagggttgtacttagtgtcttcattaatcatagtaataataataatcacaccgcttaacgtaagctgtcagcaaaaaaaaaaaaaaaaaaaaagaaagaaagtcagaaaagaaaagaaaagtcaggcaccaaaatgaggaaccaaaatttttgttcttattcggtctcgttactaccgtttacgtcagaaccggtgccctatttgcactgcgtttcggtacccaaccctagttctgaggcacttttttgagagacgggagccgactgatcagtctgactgcctttactgtcggccgtcgggttggtgtgtcataGCCTTTAAAGACGCAAAAGTTTGTCTAAAACATTCTGCGCTTTTGAGAAAACCTTCagggctggagccccagaagccaCCCCCTCTGCTCCGCccctgtttttttaatgttactgtagggtagtgctgtcagttaaacacaTTATTAACAGCGTTatcgcaaacccattttaacaccGTACATTTTTTTAgcgcaagattaacgttcttttttacatgctgttgcaacaactaataatgttagaaaaactacaacaccacaccggatctagctagaccggaaactaagcaacaggcacgccgcacacacttgtttgggcttgcgagccggccaaagagtagctagtaggctaacgttacgttttgagtggatggcgagcgcgagacgccgaaatggatgccaatacgattctgaatggaaagtttacttttaaaaagttgccaaatggttccattgacaagacaaacgtgatctgtgtgtttggtcgttgtgaactgagctatcatcgcagcacgtccagtctgaaataccacttgatggccaagcacacagctgatgtccaagcacacagctgatggccaagctcacagctgatgaccaagcacacagctgatggccaatcacacagctgatgaccaagcacacagctgatgaccaagcacacagctgatggccaagcacacagctgacggccaagcacacagctgatggccaagcacacagctgatgtccaagcacacagctgatgtccaagcacacagctgatgtccaagcacacagctgatggccaagcacacagctgacggccaagcacacagctgatggccaagcacacagctgatacaaattctccgccccctcgtcaaagccgggcgacaaaagcacaaagccaggccaatccacttttccatgttgataagagcattaaaatgagaaaaaataatgggacaaaaagaaatcaagggacatttaatgcaattaattgtgattacttgcgagttaactatgacattaatgcgattaatcacgattaaatattttaatcgtttgacagcactattgTAGGGCCTATAATtcttctttttcatttcatccattaaaataaaatgacaaagacAAACCTGCGCGTCATTTTGCGCTCGTACTTGAAGGGGCTGGAGATGGCCCAGTAGCGGTCCATGCTGATGATGCACAGGTTGAGGATGGACGCGGTGGAGCACATGATGTCGAAGGCCACCCACGTGTCGCAGAAGCGTCCGAAGAGCCAGACGCCTGCGACCTCGGAGACAGCCCTCCAGGGCATCACGAGCACGGCCACGAACAGGTCGGACACCGCCAGAGAGATCACGAAGGAGTTGGTGACTTTGGAGCGCAGGTGGCGGAATTTAATCACCGCGGCGCACACCAGAGTGTTACCCAGAAGGGTGGAGACGATCAGGACGCACAGGACGCAGCCGGTGAGTGCGCGGAGGCTGCTGAGACCGCCGCCCGGCCCGGAGCTGTCCGCTCCCGCTGTGACCACCACCGGCCGCTGGGGATCCTGGTTGTCACTCTCATCACTCTCCATGGACGCTGAAGTTTCGATTCGCAGTTAAGGTTAACGTTACAGGAAACATAACTTACATTTCTGCACACATAGACATAAGTGAATATTACTGTTTGCGCACAGCTTCTCTGTCAAACATAAGACATCAAGATATCAGGTAATTAGACTTCATTTTTTTCACCTGAGCCCcctaaaatgtctgtgcacgtccctgtTTCTAAGCGTCTGACGCTCGTTTCTTTTCTGCTCTTTACTGACGCTGTGAACAAGCTTTTTtactatttgtgaaaatgcattcTGGTTTTTATTGCCCATAAACAGCTAGCCTTTACTTTTAGACTTTACGCTCCATGGACGCTGAAGTTTCGATAGTTTAGGTTAACGTTAAAGGAAGCATTACTTACATTTCTGAGTGACTGATGCTCCCCTTTTTTAGCCCCTTTTACTGTCGCTTAGAAAGCGCGTTGGACATTTTAGGTaaaaactaagtacatttactccagtactgtacataAGTCCAAATATTGAGAtgcttttactttacttgagtcttttctcttcatgccactttctacttctactcctctacatttcagagagaaatattgtactttttactccactacattaataaaatgggaggatttttaattacttttaatactttaactacattttcctgatgatacttacagacttttaagtaacttgtaacagagtatttttttacagtgtggtattagtactttcactgcagtaaaggatctgaatacttcttccaacaTTGATTAAGGTTAAAGGAAACATAAGGGAGAACGGGAATGGTTGACAGAACAAGTTtctgatataatgtgtaatgtgtgtctatgtagaTATCCTTCATGCAGGTTGTTAGTGCTAATGTTTTAGCTGTTAGCTAGTTCATGGCAACAATAATCTGGGTTAGTTGCAACAATAGTCTGGGTTAGTTGCAACAATAGTCTGGGTAAATTGCAACAATAGTCTGGGTTAGTTGCAATAATAGTCTGGGTTAGTTGCAATAATAGTCTGGGTTAGTTGCAATAATAGTCTGGGTTAGTTGCAACAATAGTCTGGGTAAGTTGCAACAATAGTCTAGGTTAGTTGTTGCAACAATAGTCTGAGTTAGTTGCAACAATAGTCTGAGTTAGTTGTTGCAACAATAGTCTGAGTTAGTTGTTGCAAACAAGAGTCTGAGTTAGTTGTTGCAACAATAGTCTGAGTTAGTTGTTGCAACAAGAGTCTGAGTTAGTTGTTGCAACAAGAGTCTGAGTTAGTTGCAACAATAGCCTGAGTTAGTTGTTGCAACAATAGTCTGGGTAAATTGCAACAAGAGTCTGGGTAAGTTGCAACAATAATCTGGGTAAGTTGCAACAATAGTCTGGGTAAATTGCAACAATAGTCTGGGTTAGTTGTTGCAACAATAGTCTGAGTTAGTTGTTGCAACAATAGTCTGAGTTAGTTGCAACAATAGTCTGAGTTAGTTGTTGCAACAATAGTCTGAGTTAATTGTTTCAACAATAGTCTGAGTTAGTTGTTTCAATAGTCTGAGTTAGTTGTTGCAACAATAGTCTGAGTTAGTTGTTTCAACAATAGTCTGGGTTAGTTGTTGCAACAAGAGTCTGAGTTAGTTGCAACAAGAGTCTGAGTTATTTGTTGCAACAAGAGTCTGAGTTAGTTGCAACAAGAGTC encodes:
- the LOC116061138 gene encoding D(5)-like dopamine receptor; this encodes MESDESDNQDPQRPVVVTAGADSSGPGGGLSSLRALTGCVLCVLIVSTLLGNTLVCAAVIKFRHLRSKVTNSFVISLAVSDLFVAVLVMPWRAVSEVAGVWLFGRFCDTWVAFDIMCSTASILNLCIISMDRYWAISSPFKYERKMTRRFAFLMIGVAWTLSILISFIPVQLNWHRANADNSTTDNPDDCNASLNRTYAISSSLISFYIPVVIMVGTYTRIFRIAQTQIRRISSLERAAGPRAQNHRHRASTHDESSLKTSFKRETKVLKTLSIIMGVFVFCWLPFFVLNCVVPFCDLDTLGEPPCVSDTTFSIFVWFGWANSSLNPVIYAFNADFRKAFSTILGCNKYCSSSTVEAVDFSNELVSYHHDTTMQKEVCAMPGAGAQRILQLPHTDGDLGQNIDRVSVISDDSRNHSNLLLPAILQYECEAEISLDMLPFNSSGPVDCYNIPGQIQDL